One window of Methylococcus sp. EFPC2 genomic DNA carries:
- a CDS encoding DUF1244 domain-containing protein: MTSEIQTRIEAAAFRRLLQHLQTHTEVQNIDLMILADFCRNCLAKWYSAEAKELGLDIDYPAAQEIVYGMPYAAWKEKYQTEATPEQLRAMEERLRRKEAEGH, encoded by the coding sequence ATGACTTCCGAAATCCAAACCCGAATCGAAGCGGCGGCATTTCGCCGGCTTTTGCAGCACCTGCAAACACATACCGAAGTGCAAAACATCGATCTGATGATACTCGCCGACTTTTGCCGCAACTGCCTGGCAAAGTGGTACAGTGCCGAAGCCAAGGAGTTGGGACTGGATATCGACTACCCAGCCGCTCAGGAAATCGTTTACGGCATGCCTTACGCTGCATGGAAGGAAAAATATCAAACCGAAGCCACGCCCGAGCAGTTGCGCGCCATGGAAGAGAGGCTGCGCCGTAAAGAGGCCGAAGGCCACTGA
- a CDS encoding septation protein A, translating into MKILFDFFPILLFFIAYKFVDIYAATVVAIVATFVQVGISWFTRRKVEAMHLLTLVIIVVFGGLTLYLHDEMFIKWKPTVINWLFGAVFLASQWLGEKTMIERMMGATLVLPQAIWRRLNLSWSSFFLLLGVANLLVVYSFDTETWVNFKLFGMLGLTFAFVVVQSLYLSRHLPEPKPEE; encoded by the coding sequence ATGAAGATACTGTTCGACTTTTTCCCAATTCTGCTGTTTTTCATCGCTTACAAGTTCGTCGATATTTATGCGGCCACAGTGGTCGCCATCGTCGCCACGTTCGTGCAGGTGGGTATTTCGTGGTTCACCCGCCGCAAGGTCGAGGCCATGCATTTGCTCACCCTGGTCATCATTGTGGTGTTCGGTGGACTGACCCTGTATTTGCACGACGAGATGTTCATCAAATGGAAGCCGACGGTCATCAACTGGTTGTTCGGTGCCGTTTTCCTGGCCAGCCAGTGGCTGGGCGAGAAGACCATGATCGAGCGCATGATGGGGGCGACCCTGGTTCTACCTCAGGCGATCTGGCGGCGGCTGAATCTGAGCTGGTCCAGCTTCTTTCTGCTGCTCGGCGTGGCCAATCTGCTGGTGGTCTACAGCTTCGACACCGAAACCTGGGTCAATTTCAAGCTGTTCGGCATGCTGGGTCTGACTTTCGCCTTCGTCGTCGTCCAATCGCTTTACCTGTCCCGCCATCTGCCCGAACCCAAACCGGAGGAATAA
- a CDS encoding YciI family protein, giving the protein MIYAIISEDVAGSLELRKQTRPAHLERLRILQDEGRLLLAGPHPAVDAEDPGPAGFTGSLIVAEFPSLADAEAWADADPYRQAGVYAQVTVKPFRKVLPS; this is encoded by the coding sequence TTGATCTACGCCATCATCAGCGAGGATGTCGCAGGCAGCCTCGAATTACGCAAACAGACTCGTCCCGCCCATCTGGAGCGGCTCCGGATATTACAAGACGAAGGGCGCCTGCTGCTGGCGGGGCCGCACCCCGCCGTCGATGCCGAGGATCCGGGGCCGGCCGGTTTCACCGGCAGCCTTATCGTCGCCGAGTTTCCCAGCCTGGCCGACGCCGAGGCCTGGGCCGACGCCGATCCCTACCGTCAGGCCGGCGTGTATGCGCAGGTCACGGTCAAGCCCTTCCGTAAGGTGCTGCCGTCATGA
- a CDS encoding BolA family transcriptional regulator: MNPRAERICQLIQEALAPTHFELFDHSAAHAGHYAARESGGGHFYATIVSAAFAGKSPVQRHQLVYRALGEMMQSDIHALSIKAYTPSEYHTKEDQE; this comes from the coding sequence ATGAACCCGCGTGCCGAACGTATTTGCCAACTGATACAGGAGGCCCTGGCGCCGACTCATTTCGAGTTGTTCGACCACAGCGCCGCCCACGCCGGGCACTATGCCGCTAGGGAAAGCGGAGGCGGGCATTTTTATGCGACAATCGTCTCCGCCGCGTTCGCGGGAAAGTCGCCGGTCCAGCGTCACCAGTTGGTCTATCGGGCCTTGGGTGAAATGATGCAGTCGGACATCCACGCGCTTAGCATCAAGGCTTACACCCCCTCTGAATATCACACAAAGGAAGATCAGGAATGA
- a CDS encoding peptidylprolyl isomerase has translation MKQSSLIAAAVASALLLAGCNNQGGGQSQTPGAGSKPAAVPAAPKPEDVVATVNGTPITKDAVAVMSAEIQQRRGPNGAPEDKVIEELISRELLRQEAVTQKLDVDPSYLARIDGMTRILLSQIAAEHFIKNTSVSDEEAKKEYESRIGAMKATEYRARHILVDNEATAKDIVAKLQKGAKFDELAKKLSKDPGSKEHGGELGWFSPQQMVQPFSEAVGKLKDGEVTPAPVQTQFGWHVIQREEVREQQPPAFDQVKDQIKNLLQTQKLQQHIADIKGAAKIERTAKKEEAPAAPPAPGAEDASKPAAPAGQAPAPAETQPSLEAGKPQAEKPADKPVSKPAAK, from the coding sequence ATGAAACAAAGTTCACTCATCGCGGCGGCGGTCGCCTCCGCTTTGTTGCTCGCAGGCTGCAATAATCAGGGCGGCGGCCAGTCTCAGACTCCGGGGGCCGGGTCGAAGCCCGCCGCTGTGCCCGCCGCGCCCAAGCCGGAAGACGTGGTGGCGACGGTCAACGGGACGCCGATTACCAAGGATGCCGTTGCGGTCATGAGCGCGGAAATCCAGCAGCGGCGCGGACCCAACGGGGCGCCGGAAGACAAGGTCATCGAGGAGTTGATTTCGCGCGAACTGTTGCGTCAGGAAGCCGTCACGCAAAAACTGGACGTCGACCCCTCCTATCTGGCCCGCATAGACGGTATGACCCGCATCCTGCTGTCGCAGATCGCGGCTGAGCACTTCATCAAGAACACGAGCGTGTCGGATGAAGAAGCCAAGAAGGAATACGAGAGCCGCATCGGGGCGATGAAGGCGACCGAATACCGCGCCCGACACATCCTGGTCGACAACGAGGCCACCGCCAAGGACATCGTGGCCAAGCTGCAGAAAGGTGCGAAATTCGACGAACTGGCCAAGAAGCTGTCCAAGGACCCCGGCAGCAAGGAACACGGCGGTGAACTGGGCTGGTTCAGCCCGCAGCAGATGGTGCAGCCGTTTTCCGAGGCGGTGGGCAAGCTGAAAGACGGCGAAGTGACGCCCGCGCCGGTGCAGACCCAGTTCGGCTGGCATGTGATCCAGCGTGAAGAAGTGCGTGAGCAGCAGCCGCCCGCTTTCGATCAGGTTAAGGATCAGATCAAGAACCTGCTGCAGACTCAGAAATTGCAGCAGCACATCGCCGATATCAAGGGCGCCGCCAAGATCGAGCGTACGGCGAAGAAGGAAGAGGCTCCTGCAGCCCCGCCTGCTCCGGGTGCGGAGGACGCCTCGAAGCCGGCCGCTCCGGCAGGGCAAGCACCGGCTCCGGCCGAAACTCAGCCGAGCCTGGAAGCGGGCAAGCCGCAAGCGGAAAAACCCGCCGACAAGCCTGTAAGCAAGCCGGCTGCCAAATAA
- a CDS encoding diguanylate cyclase, producing MDELNTELRVLQSHLDNLIDCVRQNDIKLHRFQTLEMTMLSLNSLRELIEQTLQDTRQVFELDHVSLALVDDKKELRKFLEEDGLPPDQLAELVLLESASALEKSFGRLMRPYLGPFRREHCGSLFKRLPTHPDASFALLPLYRRGRLLGSLNLASENPARFGVSMATDFLDRLSAVLSVCLENTLNFELLRRTSLIDPLTGVNNRRFFDQRIGEEINRVLRGGSCLACLFLDIDHFKRINDTFGHQTGDLVLGEVARGIRSLLRNNDVLARYGGEEFIALLEVSSEDKAMEVAERIRLHVERADLTSRDGRRIPVHLSIGVATMEPSQWAGDEKTYAAKLIDLADRALYLAKGRGRNRVVSAGLLRPEPRKTAAGTR from the coding sequence TTGGACGAACTTAATACGGAATTGCGCGTACTCCAGAGCCATCTGGATAACCTCATCGACTGCGTCAGACAAAACGACATCAAGTTGCATCGTTTCCAGACCCTGGAAATGACCATGCTGTCGTTGAACTCGTTGCGCGAACTGATCGAGCAAACGCTGCAAGACACGCGTCAGGTCTTCGAACTGGATCACGTCAGCCTGGCGTTGGTGGACGACAAAAAAGAACTGCGCAAGTTTCTGGAGGAAGACGGCCTGCCGCCGGATCAACTCGCCGAGTTGGTGTTGCTGGAGTCGGCTTCTGCGCTGGAAAAAAGCTTTGGCCGGCTGATGCGGCCCTATCTCGGCCCCTTCCGGCGCGAACATTGCGGGAGCCTGTTCAAGCGGCTGCCCACGCACCCCGATGCCAGTTTCGCCCTGCTGCCCTTGTATCGCAGAGGCCGCCTATTGGGCAGTCTCAATCTGGCCAGCGAAAATCCCGCGCGCTTCGGGGTGAGCATGGCCACGGATTTTCTCGATCGCCTGAGTGCCGTTTTGAGCGTCTGCCTCGAAAATACGCTGAATTTTGAACTGCTGCGGCGCACCAGCCTGATCGACCCCTTGACCGGAGTCAACAACCGACGCTTTTTCGATCAACGCATAGGCGAGGAAATCAACCGGGTTCTGCGCGGCGGCTCCTGTCTCGCCTGTCTTTTTCTAGACATCGATCATTTCAAGCGCATCAACGACACCTTCGGCCATCAAACCGGAGACTTGGTGCTCGGCGAGGTGGCCCGCGGCATACGCTCGCTGCTGCGCAACAACGACGTGTTGGCCCGCTACGGCGGCGAGGAGTTCATCGCCTTGCTGGAAGTGTCTTCGGAAGACAAGGCCATGGAAGTGGCCGAACGCATACGCCTGCATGTCGAAAGGGCGGACCTGACCTCCCGGGACGGCCGGCGCATACCGGTGCATCTGTCCATCGGCGTTGCCACGATGGAGCCGTCGCAATGGGCGGGCGATGAGAAGACCTATGCCGCCAAGCTGATCGATCTGGCCGACCGGGCGCTTTATCTGGCGAAAGGGCGCGGCAGAAATCGCGTGGTATCCGCTGGGCTACTCAGGCCCGAGCCCCGCAAAACCGCGGCGGGCACCCGCTAG
- the ubiG gene encoding bifunctional 2-polyprenyl-6-hydroxyphenol methylase/3-demethylubiquinol 3-O-methyltransferase UbiG, with amino-acid sequence MTPSSIDPAEVAFYERLSSLWWQAEGPFWPLHRMNALRTAYIRDRLIEHFGGDAGRDAPLHGLRILDIGCGGGILSEAVARLGADVHGVDVVEKNIHVARLHAELSGLPIHYETASAEILAGRGDSYDAVLNMEVVEHVAELDVFMSACLRLVKPGGLIFVATLNRTLASWLGAIVMAEYVLRWLPRGTHQWGRFPKPVELENILEQSGLKVIDRTGVGVHPWGLKFHFSRYMGINYILTAARP; translated from the coding sequence ATGACACCCAGCAGCATAGACCCCGCCGAAGTCGCGTTTTACGAAAGATTATCCTCGCTTTGGTGGCAGGCCGAAGGCCCGTTCTGGCCCCTGCACCGGATGAACGCGTTGCGCACCGCCTACATACGCGACCGCCTGATCGAACATTTCGGCGGCGATGCGGGGCGGGACGCCCCACTGCACGGTTTGCGCATCCTGGACATCGGCTGCGGCGGGGGCATACTCAGCGAGGCGGTGGCACGCCTGGGCGCCGACGTCCACGGAGTGGACGTGGTGGAGAAAAACATACACGTCGCGCGCCTGCATGCCGAATTGAGTGGGCTGCCCATCCACTATGAAACCGCCAGCGCGGAAATCCTCGCCGGCCGCGGCGACTCATACGACGCCGTATTGAACATGGAGGTGGTGGAACATGTGGCGGAACTGGACGTGTTCATGAGCGCCTGCCTACGTCTGGTCAAGCCGGGCGGTCTCATCTTCGTCGCGACCCTCAATCGCACTCTCGCGTCCTGGCTGGGCGCCATCGTCATGGCCGAATACGTGCTGCGCTGGCTGCCGCGCGGCACCCATCAATGGGGGCGCTTTCCCAAGCCCGTGGAACTGGAAAACATTCTGGAACAATCCGGCCTTAAAGTCATCGATCGCACCGGTGTCGGCGTACACCCGTGGGGCCTCAAGTTTCATTTCAGCCGCTATATGGGCATCAACTACATCCTCACCGCGGCCCGCCCCTGA
- a CDS encoding L-serine ammonia-lyase — protein sequence MDSISAFEIIKVGIGPSSSHTMGPWRAAALFLTELGDLDRIESLTIRLYGSLAKTGLGHGTDVAILMGLSGEDYTRVDTATIPAKVAAIKSGLSLPLGGRRNMPFDYERDLVFETSTTLPRHANGMSFCAALKNGDIIERIYYSLGGGFVAGDDDASTIQAPRIVTPYPCHSGQDLLRNCKALGLSVSDLTYLNEQAWRSREEIEALALALWREIQNCIYRGVHRDGYLPGGLQVRRRAAEIHRKLLHGASYSTVAEWVELLRRQPRDFSSVDRWVVCFALAVNEENASFGRIVTAPTNGAAGVIPAVLMYAWCFVDGFDEDKVVRFILTAGEIGTLFKKNATISAAMGGCQAEIGVSSAMAAAGLAEVSGGTPEQVLQAAEIAMEHHLGLTCDPVGGLVQIPCIERNTMGAVKAITAASIALDSDPADAKVSLDAVIKTMWETAQDMNSRYKETAEGGLAIHIPVNVPEC from the coding sequence ATGGACTCCATCAGTGCGTTCGAGATCATCAAGGTCGGCATCGGCCCTTCCAGCTCCCACACTATGGGTCCGTGGCGGGCGGCAGCCTTGTTTTTGACGGAATTGGGCGATTTGGACCGAATCGAATCGCTCACCATCAGGCTGTACGGCTCGCTGGCCAAGACCGGTCTGGGCCATGGTACCGATGTGGCCATTTTGATGGGCCTCTCGGGTGAGGACTACACGCGGGTGGACACCGCGACCATCCCCGCCAAGGTCGCGGCGATCAAATCGGGCCTGTCGCTCCCCTTGGGCGGCAGGCGGAACATGCCGTTCGACTACGAGCGCGATCTGGTGTTCGAAACTTCCACCACCCTGCCGCGGCACGCCAACGGCATGAGTTTTTGCGCGGCTCTCAAGAACGGCGATATCATCGAACGTATCTACTATTCCCTGGGCGGTGGCTTCGTGGCCGGCGACGACGATGCATCGACCATTCAAGCGCCTCGCATCGTGACGCCTTACCCCTGCCACTCGGGTCAAGACTTGCTACGCAATTGCAAGGCGCTGGGTTTGTCCGTTTCCGATTTGACCTATCTGAACGAGCAAGCCTGGCGCAGTCGGGAGGAAATCGAAGCGCTGGCGCTGGCGCTGTGGCGGGAAATCCAGAACTGCATCTACCGCGGCGTGCACCGGGACGGTTACTTGCCGGGCGGCTTGCAGGTTCGCCGTCGAGCTGCGGAGATCCATCGGAAGCTGCTGCACGGGGCGAGCTACTCCACGGTGGCGGAATGGGTCGAATTGCTGCGGCGACAACCGCGTGATTTCTCCAGCGTCGACCGCTGGGTGGTGTGTTTCGCCCTGGCGGTCAACGAGGAGAACGCGTCTTTCGGCCGCATCGTCACGGCGCCCACCAACGGCGCGGCCGGGGTGATACCGGCAGTGCTGATGTATGCCTGGTGCTTCGTCGACGGTTTCGACGAGGACAAGGTGGTCCGCTTCATACTGACGGCCGGCGAGATCGGCACGCTATTCAAGAAAAACGCCACCATCTCCGCCGCCATGGGCGGCTGCCAGGCGGAGATCGGCGTGTCGTCCGCGATGGCTGCGGCCGGTCTGGCGGAAGTCTCGGGCGGAACGCCGGAGCAGGTGTTGCAGGCTGCGGAGATCGCCATGGAGCACCATCTCGGCCTGACCTGCGATCCGGTTGGCGGACTGGTGCAAATCCCCTGCATCGAGCGCAATACCATGGGCGCGGTCAAGGCCATCACCGCCGCATCCATCGCCCTGGATAGCGACCCGGCCGACGCCAAGGTCAGCCTCGACGCCGTCATCAAGACCATGTGGGAAACCGCGCAGGACATGAACAGCCGCTACAAGGAAACCGCCGAAGGCGGCCTCGCTATCCACATACCGGTGAACGTGCCGGAATGCTGA
- the gndA gene encoding NADP-dependent phosphogluconate dehydrogenase: MTSGIADIGLIGLAVMGQNLALNIADHGHTIAVYNRTAEKTRGFIADCEKNEPSAARVIGTESLPEFVAAIKRPRKIVLLVKAGTATDQTIATLLPHLDPGDIVIDGGNAHWLDTIRREQELTAQGFSFIGSGVSGGETGARFGPSLMPGGSPEAWAELEPIWRDIAAKVDEQTGAPLEGAEPGKPLSGGVSCTAHIGANGAGHYVKMVHNGIEYIDMQLICEAYWLIKHLLGWEADAIGQVFADWNRGELSSYLIEITADILQQRDPSGDGFLVDKVLDTAGQKGTGQWTSTSALEQGVPANAMAEAVFSRALSALKDERVQAGDALHGPKLPIVNDAPALIASIRNALYCSKICAYAQGFQLMAEAQKTYGWRLDFGTIAQIWRGGCIIRANFLQKITDAYIRDPGLKNLMLDPYFRDALHSGQENWREVVALAVKSGLPVPAFGSALAYFDGYRSSRLPANLLQAQRDYFGAHTYERTDQPRGKFFHLDWPGDPRVQVEV, translated from the coding sequence ATGACTAGCGGAATCGCCGACATCGGCCTGATAGGCCTGGCCGTCATGGGGCAAAATCTGGCTCTCAACATCGCCGATCACGGCCACACCATCGCCGTCTACAATCGCACCGCGGAGAAGACCCGGGGGTTCATCGCCGACTGCGAAAAGAACGAACCTTCGGCGGCGCGGGTAATCGGTACGGAAAGCCTGCCGGAATTCGTCGCCGCCATCAAACGTCCGCGCAAGATCGTGCTGCTGGTCAAAGCCGGCACCGCCACGGACCAGACCATAGCCACACTGCTGCCCCACCTCGATCCCGGCGACATCGTCATCGACGGCGGCAACGCGCACTGGCTGGATACGATCCGCCGGGAGCAAGAACTGACGGCGCAAGGATTCTCCTTCATCGGTTCCGGGGTTTCCGGCGGCGAAACCGGCGCCCGCTTCGGACCTTCGCTTATGCCGGGGGGCAGCCCGGAAGCTTGGGCGGAATTGGAGCCCATCTGGCGCGACATCGCGGCCAAGGTCGATGAACAAACGGGCGCGCCACTGGAAGGCGCGGAGCCCGGTAAACCGCTGTCGGGCGGCGTCAGTTGCACCGCGCATATCGGCGCGAACGGGGCCGGACATTACGTAAAGATGGTGCATAACGGCATCGAATACATCGATATGCAGCTCATCTGCGAGGCTTACTGGCTCATCAAACACCTGCTCGGCTGGGAGGCCGACGCCATCGGCCAGGTATTCGCGGATTGGAATCGAGGCGAACTGTCCAGCTACCTCATTGAGATCACCGCAGACATCCTTCAGCAGCGCGATCCTTCCGGCGATGGATTTTTGGTCGACAAGGTGCTGGATACGGCAGGTCAAAAGGGCACTGGCCAGTGGACCTCGACCAGCGCCCTGGAACAAGGCGTGCCGGCCAACGCCATGGCCGAAGCGGTGTTCTCCCGCGCCTTGTCGGCGCTGAAGGATGAGCGCGTGCAGGCCGGGGATGCGCTGCACGGTCCAAAGCTCCCGATCGTAAACGACGCGCCGGCGTTGATCGCATCCATTCGCAACGCCCTCTATTGCTCCAAAATCTGCGCCTACGCCCAAGGTTTCCAACTCATGGCCGAGGCGCAGAAGACCTATGGCTGGAGGCTGGATTTCGGCACCATTGCCCAGATATGGCGGGGCGGCTGCATCATACGCGCGAATTTCCTGCAAAAAATCACCGACGCCTACATCCGTGATCCCGGCTTGAAAAATTTGATGCTGGATCCGTATTTCAGGGACGCGCTGCATTCCGGGCAGGAAAATTGGCGCGAAGTCGTGGCACTGGCGGTAAAGAGTGGACTGCCCGTCCCTGCGTTCGGTTCCGCGCTGGCCTATTTCGACGGCTACCGTAGCTCCCGCCTGCCGGCCAACCTGCTGCAGGCACAGCGCGACTATTTCGGCGCCCACACTTACGAGCGCACCGACCAACCACGCGGCAAGTTTTTCCACCTCGACTGGCCCGGCGATCCCAGGGTGCAAGTCGAGGTCTGA
- a CDS encoding Tim44 domain-containing protein — protein sequence MNRLSRLLLTLGLALSLLFTGIDASFAARMGGGKSFGSRPSYSQPYKSPNNGYSQATPAQPGYQSPAYQRNQAARESLSRRGGLMGMLGGLALGGLLGAMLFGGAFEHINFVDLLIFAGIAFLLFKLLASRRHGGSAHAAAGNYRAEPGSDFERGYERRAEPVYAGPANRAGFDTDILSRKGRNLGVGVDAIPHAPAALPSDFDKTAFLSGAKAAYAHLQAAWDAADLAELRALTTDKVFCELQEQLRERGGANHTELLEVEATVLDVRDQGDERTASVLYDVLMREAPGAEAVRVREAWHFVRSRSSRQPTWYLDGIQQLED from the coding sequence ATGAACAGACTGAGTCGATTACTGCTGACTTTGGGCCTGGCACTCTCCCTGTTATTCACGGGAATAGATGCATCCTTCGCCGCCCGGATGGGGGGCGGCAAATCGTTCGGCAGCCGGCCGTCGTACAGCCAGCCTTACAAGAGCCCGAATAATGGCTACAGCCAAGCCACCCCGGCACAGCCCGGCTATCAATCTCCCGCCTATCAGCGCAACCAAGCGGCCCGTGAATCCTTGAGCCGCCGCGGTGGCCTGATGGGCATGTTGGGCGGCCTGGCCCTGGGGGGGCTGCTGGGGGCCATGCTGTTCGGCGGCGCATTCGAACACATCAACTTCGTCGATCTGTTGATTTTTGCCGGGATCGCCTTTTTGCTGTTCAAGCTGCTGGCCAGCAGACGCCATGGCGGCTCGGCGCACGCGGCCGCCGGGAATTATCGGGCGGAGCCCGGAAGCGACTTCGAGCGAGGCTACGAGCGCAGGGCCGAACCGGTTTATGCCGGACCGGCCAATCGCGCGGGATTCGATACCGACATCCTGTCCCGCAAGGGGCGTAACCTGGGCGTCGGCGTGGACGCCATCCCGCATGCCCCGGCCGCGTTGCCGTCTGATTTCGACAAAACGGCGTTCCTTTCCGGCGCCAAGGCGGCCTATGCCCATTTGCAGGCCGCCTGGGATGCGGCCGACCTCGCCGAATTGCGGGCCCTCACCACCGACAAGGTTTTCTGTGAATTGCAGGAGCAGTTGCGCGAACGCGGGGGAGCCAACCACACGGAATTGCTCGAAGTCGAAGCCACCGTATTGGATGTGCGCGATCAGGGCGACGAGCGCACGGCCAGTGTGTTGTACGACGTCCTTATGCGCGAAGCACCCGGAGCCGAGGCCGTGAGGGTGCGCGAAGCTTGGCATTTCGTCCGTTCGCGTTCGAGCCGGCAGCCGACCTGGTATCTGGATGGAATCCAGCAACTGGAGGATTGA
- a CDS encoding TlpA disulfide reductase family protein has product MKRRLMLGMSLLAAGLGLLAGCSNAPESSFTTVKGERIELSALRGRPVLVTFWASNCASCLDEMPRLTELYRDYHARGLEVIAVAMQYDMPSQVVALATQRDLPYPVVLDPQGQHAHAFEDVTVVPSVFLLSPEGDIRFRKIGPPDMKALRSMINSMLAET; this is encoded by the coding sequence ATGAAACGACGGCTTATGCTGGGCATGTCACTGCTGGCCGCCGGACTAGGCCTGCTGGCAGGGTGTTCCAATGCGCCGGAGAGCAGCTTCACCACGGTGAAGGGTGAGCGCATCGAATTGAGCGCCCTGCGAGGACGGCCGGTGCTGGTCACCTTTTGGGCCAGTAATTGCGCAAGCTGTCTGGATGAGATGCCCCGGCTCACCGAGCTATATCGGGACTATCACGCGCGCGGTCTGGAAGTCATCGCCGTGGCGATGCAGTACGATATGCCCAGCCAGGTGGTGGCGCTGGCTACGCAACGCGATCTGCCCTATCCCGTGGTACTGGATCCTCAAGGCCAGCATGCGCATGCCTTCGAGGATGTGACCGTGGTGCCCTCGGTTTTCCTGCTTTCGCCCGAAGGCGATATCCGCTTCCGTAAAATCGGCCCGCCGGACATGAAGGCGCTCAGATCAATGATTAATTCCATGCTGGCGGAGACCTGA
- the hemJ gene encoding protoporphyrinogen oxidase HemJ: MLLKAFHLIFMVTWFAGLFYLPRLFVYHALSSDVVSIERFKIMERKLYYGIMTPGMVLTLIFGIWMLADYAWEAYASAGWLHLKLTLIVLLVAYHFLCGKWLLDFKHDRNRHSHVYFRWMNEVPVLFLIAIVLLASVKPF; this comes from the coding sequence ATGCTGCTCAAGGCGTTTCATCTTATTTTCATGGTGACGTGGTTCGCCGGGTTGTTCTATTTGCCGCGGCTGTTCGTCTATCACGCGCTGAGTTCGGATGTGGTCAGCATCGAGCGTTTCAAGATCATGGAGCGCAAGCTCTATTACGGCATCATGACCCCCGGTATGGTGCTGACGCTGATTTTCGGCATCTGGATGCTGGCCGATTATGCTTGGGAGGCTTATGCGTCCGCGGGCTGGCTGCATTTGAAACTGACCTTGATCGTTCTCCTGGTGGCCTATCACTTCCTGTGCGGCAAATGGCTTTTGGATTTCAAGCACGACCGCAACAGGCATAGCCACGTTTACTTTCGCTGGATGAACGAAGTTCCCGTACTCTTCCTGATCGCCATCGTCTTGCTGGCCAGCGTCAAGCCTTTCTGA
- the argA gene encoding amino-acid N-acetyltransferase: MNTVPADRVRWFRDSSPYIHAHRGRTFVVSFGGEAVADGLFANLVHDFALLNSLGVRLVLVHGIRPQIEQRLQARGIEARYHRGLRITDAIALDCVKEAAGAVRVEIEALLSMGLANSPMAGACIRVASGNFVVARPRGVCDGVDFGQTGVVRRVDVEGVRGQLEQGNVVLLSPVGYSPTGEVFNLSAEEVATAVAIALDADKLLLLTEEECRAAADDKAFRQLTTDEADLLLTRSDSLAGDIAPHLRAAVMACRGGVKRAHLVDRHQDGAVLLELFTRDGVGVLVSTSPFEEMRLAQLGDIGGICDLIRPLEAAGVLVQRTRERLETEIDDYTVIERDGMVVGCAALHAYPEESAGELACVALHEDYRGEGRGDRLLDYIERRARERGLRRLFVLTTQTTHWFREHGFEPAGLDDLPSARRALYNHNRNSKILFKSLDRI, from the coding sequence ATGAACACGGTGCCCGCAGACCGTGTTCGCTGGTTTCGCGATTCCTCGCCCTATATACACGCTCACCGGGGACGGACCTTCGTCGTTTCGTTCGGCGGCGAAGCCGTGGCCGATGGCCTGTTCGCCAATCTGGTTCATGACTTCGCGCTGCTGAACAGCCTGGGCGTTCGCCTGGTGCTGGTCCACGGCATACGCCCGCAAATCGAGCAGCGTTTGCAGGCGCGGGGTATCGAAGCCCGCTATCACCGGGGATTGCGCATCACCGATGCGATCGCCCTCGACTGCGTGAAGGAGGCGGCCGGCGCGGTGCGTGTGGAGATCGAGGCCTTGTTGTCCATGGGCCTGGCGAACTCCCCCATGGCCGGCGCCTGCATCCGGGTGGCGTCGGGCAATTTCGTGGTGGCCAGGCCGCGCGGCGTGTGCGACGGCGTGGATTTCGGCCAGACCGGCGTGGTCCGCCGGGTCGACGTGGAAGGCGTGCGGGGCCAGTTGGAACAGGGAAACGTGGTATTGCTGTCCCCGGTCGGTTATTCGCCCACCGGCGAGGTGTTCAATCTCAGCGCGGAAGAGGTGGCGACGGCGGTCGCCATCGCGCTGGATGCCGACAAGCTGCTGTTGCTGACCGAGGAGGAATGCCGGGCGGCCGCGGACGACAAGGCCTTCCGCCAACTCACTACGGATGAGGCCGACCTGCTGCTGACGCGGTCGGACAGTTTGGCGGGCGACATCGCGCCCCATTTGCGCGCCGCGGTCATGGCGTGTCGCGGCGGGGTCAAACGGGCGCACCTCGTCGATCGCCATCAGGACGGAGCCGTGCTGCTCGAACTATTCACCCGGGACGGGGTCGGCGTCCTGGTCAGCACCTCGCCGTTCGAAGAGATGCGCCTCGCTCAACTCGGCGACATCGGCGGCATCTGCGATTTGATCCGCCCGCTGGAGGCGGCCGGTGTGCTGGTGCAGCGCACCCGGGAACGCCTGGAAACCGAGATCGACGATTACACGGTCATCGAACGCGACGGCATGGTGGTGGGTTGCGCGGCCTTGCATGCCTATCCCGAGGAAAGCGCGGGAGAGCTGGCCTGCGTCGCCTTGCACGAGGATTATCGCGGCGAGGGGCGGGGCGATCGCCTGCTGGATTACATCGAGCGGAGGGCGCGGGAGCGGGGCTTGCGTCGGCTGTTCGTCCTCACCACCCAGACCACGCATTGGTTTCGCGAACACGGCTTCGAACCGGCGGGCCTGGACGACCTGCCGAGCGCGCGCCGCGCGTTATACAATCACAACCGCAACTCCAAGATCCTCTTCAAGTCATTGGACAGGATCTGA